A window from Brachyhypopomus gauderio isolate BG-103 chromosome 6, BGAUD_0.2, whole genome shotgun sequence encodes these proteins:
- the LOC143517740 gene encoding uncharacterized protein LOC143517740 produces MDSQIAKINQSLTTAEEMRNQTKLIMQPNVNWESYLTPAPLSIAIMGELVFISSQTDFSINKNPPKDGYQYIKYPESFRACLMQVCNSGWWAFNEAHKNMDQIRLHTLTVPDYMKSAVKILFQGDDEVVKALLPHQLHNIHDIADKCLTLASATEQKFNDVIMIIEELAQACMNAQHLYGVELEEVKKRLEENKMRKESSEEALKRTKKAAEVMEQQMNEAHVSYKSAMASLPSGWEMMGMDFVSGLSEAVTGLLSGLTSLVNPVNMICNTAKEISQARSGSKGQDKTDGIDEINIYSKSVEILKCAEFIQDYVKEENIQWTELYDQKNKCPKSNFALEQLKRISNNFDKSPQCEPKNRAQKICEQGINIYTELAKYSPDKTFEEAKTKELVEEIRKLIESARAFDSKSKAVTHSPAMVPKPPMMYKEGSHSKKASERASENARFRIEQSRAQLHKSREMHEKSVENMEKNQKELTEILIAMRNCEIKEIDFQTTIKMLVKGMDAMGRVQEQWKNMVHFFQIVSNIVETSLTVSLKNFHSTSEKTQSLSYNGKLFSKDLLYSQAFYATNIANLVHMISATYTEVSVKHIMDRISSLGKLMVMDKEKPEFEQERLQLQNDCNTAEKAILQLVQKNKAEFERKTKSRLEKIDKELLAILPSAAPEEMKSIQAAVKSGFTGEEEGDYI; encoded by the coding sequence ATGGATTCCCAAATTGCAAAGATCAATCAAAGCCTCACCACAGCTGAGGAGATGAGAAACCAAACCAAGCTTATAATGCAGCCCAATGTCAACTGGGAGAGCTACCTGACTCCTGCACCACTCTCCATAGCCATCATGGGAGAACTGGTCTTCATCTCTTCACAAACTGATTTCTCCATCAACAAAAACCCACCCAAGGATGGCTACCAGTACATCAAGTACCCAGAGTCCTTTCGCGCCTGCCTCATGCAGGTGTGTAACTCCGGCTGGTGGGCGTTCAACGAAGCCCATAAGAACATGGATCAGATTCGACTCCACACCCTCACTGTCCCAGATTACATGAAGAGTGCTGTGAAGATTCTGTTCCAAGGTGATGATGAGGTTGTTAAAGCTCTTCTGCCTCACCAGCTGCACAACATTCATGACATTGCAGATAAGTGCCTTACTCTGGCTTCTGCAACAGAACAGAAGTTCAACGATGTGATCATGATAATCGAAGAGTTGGCGCAAGCATGTATGAATGCACAGCACTTATATGGAGTGGAACTGGAAGAAGTGAAGAAGAGACTAGAAGAGAACAAAATGAGGAAAGAGTCATCAGAAGAGGCTTTAAAACGCACTAAAAAAGCAGCGGAAGTCATGGAACAGCAAATGAATGAAGCACATGTGAGTTACAAAAGTGCAATGGCGTCACTTCCCAGTGGATGGGAGATGATGGGGATGGATTTCGTTTCAGGTCTTTCTGAGGCTGTCACAGGTCTACTGAGTGGACTGACATCTCTAGTTAACCCAGTGAACATGATTTGTAATACTGCAAAAGAAATCTCTCAAGCAAGAAGTGGATCAAAAGGCCAGGACAAAACAGATGGAATCGATGAAATAAACATTTACAGCAAGTCTGTAGAAATCCTGAAATGTGCAGAGTTTATTCAGGATTATGTGAAGGAAGAGAACATACAGTGGACTGAGCTGTATGATCAGAAGAATAAATGTCCAAAATCAAATTTCGCATTAGAACAATTGAAAAGAATCAGTAATAATTTTGATAAATCCCCACAGTGTGAACCAAAGAATCGTGCCCAAAAGATATGTGAACAGGGCATCAACATCTATACTGAACTGGCAAAATATTCACCAGATAAAACATTTGAGGAAGCCAAAACAAAGGAGCTGGTTGAAGAAATAAGAAAGCTGATTGAATCAGCACGTGCATTTGACAGCAAAAGTAAAGCTGTCACACATTCTCCTGCAATGGTCCCAAAACCACCCATGATGTATAAGGAAGGAAGTCATTCTAAGAAGGCGTCAGAGAGAGCCTCAGAGAATGCTCGGTTCCGCATAGAGCAGAGCAGAGCTCAACTACACAAGTCCAGAGAGATGCATGAGAAGAGTGTAGAGAACATGGAGAAGAACCAAAAGGAACTGACTGAAATCCTGATCGCCATGAGGAATTGTGAAATCAAAGAGATAGATTTTCAAACCACCATCAAGATGCTGGTGAAAGGTATGGATGCCATGGGCAGAGTGCAGGAGCAGTGGAAGAACATGGTGCACTTCTTTCAGATCGTGTCCAACATTGTGGAAACCAGCCTGACCGTGAGTCTCAAAAACTTTCACTCTACATCTGAAAAGACTCAGTCACTTTCCTATAATGGAAAGCTCTTCTCCAAAGACCTTCTCTACAGCCAAGCCTTTTATGCCACTAATATTGCTAATCTGGTTCACATGATCTCAGCAACCTACACTGAAGTGTCTGTGAAGCACATCATGGATCGGATCAGCTCATTGGGGAAACTTATGGTCATGGACAAGGAAAAGCCAGAGTTTGAACAGGAACGTCTGCAGTTACAGAATGACTGTAATACAGCTGAAAAAGCCATTTTACAACTAGTTCAAAAGAACAAGGCTGAGTTTGAAAGGAAGACAAAGTCAAGACTGGAGAAGATTGATAAAGAGCTGCTGGCAATTCTGCCCTCTGCTGCCCCTGAAGAGATGAAGAGCATTCAAGCAGCTGTTAAAAGTGGATTCACaggggaagaggaaggagactacatctga